The proteins below come from a single Candidatus Poribacteria bacterium genomic window:
- a CDS encoding integrase core domain-containing protein, which produces MSRCSWMSSPALIRESHLGQHLTQSLTLEPLEQALDGRVPEIHHSDQDAQYLSRAYLSLLKAHGIQISVAHRGHPWENGYAERLIRTLKEEEVHLNDYQDITQAREHIGQFIA; this is translated from the coding sequence ATGTCGCGCTGCTCATGGATGTCTTCACCCGCATTGATTAGAGAGTCGCACCTCGGTCAACACTTGACGCAATCTCTAACGTTGGAACCCTTAGAGCAAGCATTAGACGGCCGGGTTCCGGAGATACACCACTCCGATCAAGACGCGCAGTATCTTTCAAGGGCTTATCTCTCACTGCTCAAAGCACACGGTATTCAGATTTCGGTAGCTCACAGAGGGCATCCTTGGGAGAACGGATACGCCGAAAGACTCATCCGCACCCTCAAGGAAGAAGAAGTTCACCTCAATGATTACCAAGATATTACCCAGGCGCGAGAACACATCGGGCAGTTTATCGCATAG